GCGGCTGATTTGAGTAACGCGACTACTGAACAGGCACAGCAAGCAATTGGTGGTGTCACTTTGGGGCTTGATTTAACCTTACGTGATTTGCAAACCAAGCTAAAAGATAAAGGTCAGCCGTGGGAGCGTGCCAAGTGTTTTGATGGTGCTTGCGTGCTTGCTGATTGGATTGACCCGCACGCGTTTGGCGATTTTACTCAGGTGCATTATCAGCTTTATATCAATAATGAGCTTAAGCAAGATGGCGATAGCGCGTTGATGTTGTTTCCGGTTTATGAATTGCTTGCTGAAATCAGTCATGCTTTTAGCTTGCAAGCAGGCGATGTGATTATGACGGGAACGCCAAGCGGTGTTGGCGTATTGCAAGCGGGTGATGAGCTGAGATTAGTCTTAGGTGCACATGAATGGCGAACGCGCGTGCAATAATTTTTGCATAAAAAATCTTACTATAAATAAAAATCCTAAGTTACGGCTTGGGATTTTT
This genomic window from Psychrobacter urativorans contains:
- a CDS encoding fumarylacetoacetate hydrolase family protein, which encodes MSQSSQLTSTAHLIVDSVHISDEKSLHAEANRSARSTIGKVVCVGRNYAAHARELGNEVPSSPLLFMKPASSIVTVRNPLVCPNSAVFGETHYEAELCIQLAADLSNATTEQAQQAIGGVTLGLDLTLRDLQTKLKDKGQPWERAKCFDGACVLADWIDPHAFGDFTQVHYQLYINNELKQDGDSALMLFPVYELLAEISHAFSLQAGDVIMTGTPSGVGVLQAGDELRLVLGAHEWRTRVQ